One Phycisphaerae bacterium genomic region harbors:
- a CDS encoding FHA domain-containing protein yields MTSVYVIQGPEKGQTFELNDAECVVGRSDVQVRLKDTTVSRTHARLFDQVGQYYIVDLGSANGTYVNGVRIVRPFQLKQGDHIRVGKSVLVFSEDQPIELPPDETEVGNMIDFDVQGELVDSAIVAAIPSDRDILLAPPEPSQANKHLRVLYELVSATGQVYNIDQLLHGVMNHIFREITVDRGFILLLNEDTKRFEPIVVKYRRPERAKKIMTSNTIVDHVLTKREAVLCTNAMTDRRFKKGQSIQGYGLRSVICVPVIARSKIYGVIHIDCSISDYTYNNDHLHLLSAIGYQTGLALQNIQLYQESIEAERLAATGQTVAALSHYVKNILQGLQGGADTVELGFRNENLKTIGTGWKIVDRNLGKIHNLMLNMLAFSKEREPRLEPVQINVIVDEVLDLTRKLADDRGVMLVTDLEEHMPPIFADPDGIHQVILNIVNNGLEAVERNTGAVTIRTRYDEDAEAAVLTIGDNGPGIEDEHLEYIFDVFHSTKGHGGTGLGLAVAKKIVDEHGGTIAVTSHPDEGALFTIRLPQEHEEHQASEGTSGPSDATR; encoded by the coding sequence GTGACCAGTGTCTACGTGATCCAGGGTCCGGAGAAGGGGCAGACGTTTGAGCTGAATGACGCGGAGTGCGTCGTCGGCCGCAGCGACGTCCAGGTCCGTCTCAAGGACACGACCGTCTCGCGGACGCACGCCCGGCTGTTCGACCAGGTGGGCCAGTACTACATCGTCGATCTGGGCAGCGCCAACGGGACGTACGTCAACGGCGTGCGGATCGTCCGGCCGTTCCAGCTCAAACAGGGCGACCACATTCGCGTGGGCAAATCGGTGCTGGTTTTCAGCGAGGATCAGCCGATCGAACTGCCGCCCGACGAGACCGAGGTCGGCAACATGATCGACTTCGACGTCCAGGGCGAATTGGTCGACTCGGCGATCGTGGCCGCCATCCCGTCCGACCGCGACATCCTGCTTGCCCCGCCCGAGCCCAGCCAGGCCAACAAGCACCTGCGGGTGCTCTATGAACTGGTCTCGGCCACCGGCCAGGTCTACAACATCGATCAGCTTCTGCACGGGGTGATGAACCACATCTTCCGCGAAATCACGGTCGACCGCGGGTTCATCCTGCTGCTCAACGAGGACACCAAGCGCTTCGAGCCGATCGTGGTCAAGTACCGCCGGCCCGAACGCGCCAAGAAGATCATGACCTCGAACACCATCGTCGATCACGTGCTGACCAAGCGCGAAGCCGTGCTGTGCACCAACGCGATGACCGACCGGCGGTTCAAGAAGGGCCAGAGCATCCAGGGCTACGGCCTGCGGTCGGTGATCTGCGTGCCCGTGATCGCCCGCAGCAAGATCTACGGCGTGATCCACATCGACTGTTCCATTTCGGACTACACCTACAACAACGACCATCTGCACCTGCTGTCCGCGATCGGCTACCAGACGGGTCTGGCCCTCCAGAATATCCAGCTCTACCAGGAGAGCATCGAAGCCGAGCGGCTCGCCGCCACCGGCCAGACCGTCGCCGCCCTCTCGCACTACGTCAAGAACATCCTCCAGGGCCTCCAGGGCGGGGCCGACACGGTCGAGTTGGGCTTCCGCAACGAGAACCTCAAGACCATCGGCACCGGCTGGAAGATCGTCGACCGCAACCTCGGCAAGATCCACAACCTGATGCTCAACATGCTGGCCTTCAGCAAGGAGCGCGAGCCGCGGCTCGAGCCGGTTCAGATCAACGTGATCGTCGACGAGGTGCTCGACCTGACCCGCAAGCTGGCCGACGACCGCGGCGTGATGCTGGTCACCGATCTCGAAGAGCACATGCCGCCGATCTTTGCCGATCCTGACGGCATCCACCAGGTGATCCTGAACATCGTCAACAACGGCTTGGAGGCGGTCGAGCGGAACACCGGGGCGGTCACCATCCGCACCCGCTACGACGAGGACGCGGAGGCCGCGGTGCTGACCATCGGCGACAACGGCCCGGGCATCGAGGATGAGCATCTCGAATATATCTTCGACGTGTTCCACTCCACCAAGGGCCACGGCGGCACCGGGCTGGGCCTGGCGGTGGCCAAGAAGATCGTCGACGAGCACGGCGGCACGATCGCCGTCACCTCGCATCCGGATGAAGGGGCGCTGTTCACCATCCGCCTGCCGCAGGAGCATGAAGAGCACCAGGCGTCGGAAGGCACCTCCGGCCCCAGCGACGCGACGCGATAG
- a CDS encoding nucleotide sugar dehydrogenase: MREQLYRKLTDKKALIGVIGLGYVGLPLVREFYHAGMKVMGFDVDPEKIRKLKAGKSYIEHISSSLIKELIKSGRFEATDDMKQLNKPDAIIICVPTPLSKTRDPDMQYVEGTAQAIAKRLRRGQLVVLESTTYPGTTAELVKPILEESGLKAGKDFYLAFSPEREDPGRKDYTTATIPKVVGADDKASLELAKTLYSQAIKTVVPVSSAAVAESAKLLENIYRCVNIAMVNELKMLFDRMGIDVWEVIRAASTKPFGFQPFYPGPGLGGHCIPIDPFYLTWKARQFEQPTRFIELAGEINTHMPEYVVWRLMEALNDQGKAVKGSKVLVLGLAYKKDVDDVRESPSITLIELLRQHGAKVDYNDPHIPRTHRQREHDLRMVSKDLSEKMLKGYDAVLIATDHSSYDYEWIVRNARLVVDTRNATAKIRNGKSKVIKA; the protein is encoded by the coding sequence ATGCGTGAACAGCTATATCGAAAACTGACAGACAAGAAGGCTCTGATCGGGGTGATCGGACTGGGCTACGTCGGCCTGCCTCTGGTTCGCGAGTTCTACCACGCCGGGATGAAGGTAATGGGGTTTGACGTGGACCCCGAAAAGATCAGGAAGCTCAAAGCCGGCAAAAGTTATATTGAGCACATATCTTCTTCGCTAATAAAAGAGCTGATCAAATCGGGACGCTTCGAAGCCACCGACGACATGAAGCAGCTCAACAAACCCGATGCGATCATCATCTGCGTGCCCACCCCGCTCAGCAAAACCCGCGACCCCGACATGCAGTACGTTGAGGGTACAGCCCAGGCCATCGCCAAGCGGTTGCGCCGGGGCCAACTGGTGGTGCTGGAAAGCACGACCTATCCGGGCACGACCGCCGAACTGGTCAAGCCGATCCTGGAGGAAAGCGGCCTGAAGGCCGGTAAGGACTTCTACCTGGCGTTCTCGCCCGAGCGAGAGGATCCCGGCCGCAAGGACTATACCACCGCCACCATTCCCAAGGTCGTCGGCGCCGACGACAAAGCCAGCCTGGAACTGGCCAAGACCCTCTACAGCCAGGCGATCAAGACCGTGGTGCCGGTCTCGTCGGCGGCGGTGGCCGAGTCGGCCAAGCTGCTCGAAAACATCTACCGCTGCGTGAACATTGCCATGGTCAATGAGCTCAAGATGCTCTTTGACCGGATGGGCATCGACGTCTGGGAGGTCATCCGGGCGGCCAGCACCAAGCCCTTCGGTTTTCAGCCGTTCTATCCCGGCCCGGGTCTCGGCGGACACTGCATCCCGATCGACCCGTTCTACCTGACTTGGAAGGCCCGCCAGTTCGAACAGCCCACGCGGTTCATCGAGTTGGCTGGCGAGATTAACACGCACATGCCCGAGTACGTGGTCTGGCGGCTCATGGAGGCCCTCAACGACCAGGGCAAAGCCGTCAAGGGATCGAAGGTGCTCGTGCTGGGCCTGGCGTACAAGAAGGACGTCGACGACGTTCGCGAATCGCCGTCGATCACGCTGATCGAACTGCTCCGCCAGCACGGGGCCAAGGTGGACTACAACGACCCGCACATCCCGCGGACGCACCGGCAACGCGAGCACGATCTGCGGATGGTCTCCAAAGACCTCTCCGAGAAGATGCTCAAGGGCTACGACGCGGTCCTGATCGCCACCGATCACAGCTCGTACGACTACGAGTGGATCGTCCGCAACGCCCGTCTGGTCGTCGACACCCGCAACGCCACCGCCAAGATCCGCAACGGTAAATCAAAGGTCATCAAGGCTTAA
- a CDS encoding radical SAM protein → MQTSGAFTDDERRRIEQACELLAPCRLCPRTCHVNRLGGQVGFCGLGGRMTISSYGPHFGEESVLVGVGGSGTVFLTGCNLGCLFCQNYEISIHREGREVEVGQVVRIMLELEERGCANINFVTPTPQAPRVLEAIIRARKRGLGAPIVYNCGGYESVELLRLLDGYIDIYMPDVKFFDRHLAAELLRAEDYPEVVKAAVLEMHRQVSDLAIEDGLATRGLLVRHLVMPGAVDDSKAIIDFLADQISPNTYVNVMAQYRPEHQARRFPQIARRTSRSEWREVHDHAKARGLRLAE, encoded by the coding sequence ATGCAAACTTCCGGCGCGTTCACCGACGATGAGCGTCGTCGGATCGAGCAGGCATGTGAGTTGCTGGCCCCCTGCCGCCTGTGCCCACGTACATGCCACGTCAATCGGCTGGGCGGGCAGGTCGGGTTCTGCGGGTTGGGCGGACGGATGACGATCAGTTCGTATGGGCCGCACTTCGGCGAGGAGTCGGTGCTGGTCGGGGTTGGCGGATCGGGGACGGTTTTTCTGACCGGCTGCAATCTCGGGTGTTTGTTCTGTCAGAATTACGAGATTTCGATTCACCGCGAGGGGCGGGAGGTTGAAGTCGGGCAGGTGGTGCGGATCATGCTCGAGCTTGAAGAGCGCGGCTGTGCCAATATCAATTTCGTGACGCCCACGCCGCAGGCGCCGCGTGTGCTCGAGGCGATTATCCGTGCGCGGAAGCGGGGTCTGGGCGCGCCGATCGTCTATAACTGCGGCGGCTACGAGAGCGTTGAGTTGCTGAGGCTGCTTGATGGGTACATCGATATCTACATGCCGGACGTCAAGTTTTTCGACCGGCATCTGGCGGCGGAGTTGCTGCGGGCGGAAGACTATCCCGAAGTCGTTAAAGCGGCGGTTTTGGAGATGCACCGTCAGGTGAGCGATCTGGCGATCGAGGACGGCTTGGCGACGCGCGGCCTGCTGGTGCGGCACCTGGTCATGCCCGGGGCCGTCGATGACAGCAAGGCGATCATCGACTTTCTCGCGGACCAGATTTCGCCCAACACATACGTGAACGTCATGGCTCAGTACCGGCCGGAACACCAAGCCCGCCGGTTCCCCCAGATTGCCCGCCGCACCAGCCGCAGCGAATGGCGGGAAGTGCATGACCACGCCAAGGCCCGCGGGCTGCGTCTGGCGGAGTAG
- a CDS encoding ComEC family competence protein, which translates to MPPWPWLFAGAGVSAAGLAVFFGRSRPRMAFWLALATAVGALHHAAAVRVLSPDHLARLVAEPVRQVELTGVVVRAPVTRRDKETYPFFSRQYIYTYFTVEARRLSVAGQTAKVNGPVQVNLGGIHDRFRPGMELRLKGNLAPAKPYLRWPGILRAEPRLSGTVPVRMTIASTADITVVDQRKNPLARGLDELRRAAAGLMISNQTDTAEGHSLVSAMVLGQRYEVEESLNRAFQAAGGAHLLAVSGFHLGVLAFAAWAVAIVLNLSRRSAALIVLIVVWAFVGVNELRPPILRAAITATFAAVAVLARRPVSSLNWVAAAALILLLISPEQLFDVGFQLSFVSLIGLMLLQKPIYLKLFGSTDPVWDRRDPPSRLSGAANCLLDMGKRAAAVSLAAWMGSLPIVMHHFGTISLISPLTSVLLAIPATLLIACGFVQLVLTVVFGQALLLPSVTAWLSWLMAKAVSALAAVPGVSLDVAPPPVLWTIGYYGVLAWIVTGDRPTVGEMLMTSGLRDRLEELLRPRPKMNAVLALVGIYATWWLVSAAAAPSGRGGFGLVVVANRGDGQLVAIAAGRQTLLVDAGVGRPGEAVELVRELRARHLASPPAVFLTFPEQRFFNDLPALHAEYPDLQTFAGPAFEAVRDRYEPVESLFQTGVLSGDRMLEAGSAVEFEGVKVTPLWPDRAVAEAALALPQRPVTIRGVESLRALCELGAMYLVESEGQRLIVASMVSPIACERIRQDRPELTVDAVVISGRNEVGAALEVFLRSLAARRLIVCGPVKPSLEGWYQRISEESGLTVTMASRGWQTIDTNRD; encoded by the coding sequence ATGCCGCCATGGCCGTGGCTATTCGCGGGAGCGGGTGTTTCAGCGGCGGGGCTGGCGGTTTTCTTTGGTCGGAGCCGTCCGCGGATGGCGTTCTGGCTGGCGTTGGCGACGGCGGTCGGGGCTTTGCATCACGCCGCAGCGGTCCGCGTGCTGTCGCCCGATCATCTGGCGAGGCTGGTGGCCGAGCCGGTCCGTCAGGTCGAGTTAACCGGCGTGGTGGTTCGCGCGCCGGTAACTCGCCGGGACAAAGAGACTTACCCATTTTTCTCGCGGCAGTACATCTACACGTACTTCACCGTCGAGGCGAGGCGCCTGTCGGTAGCGGGGCAAACCGCGAAGGTCAACGGGCCAGTCCAGGTGAATCTGGGCGGCATCCACGACCGCTTTCGCCCGGGGATGGAACTGCGTCTGAAGGGTAATCTTGCTCCGGCCAAGCCGTATCTGCGGTGGCCGGGCATCCTGCGGGCCGAACCGAGGCTGAGCGGCACGGTTCCGGTGCGAATGACGATCGCCTCGACCGCCGATATCACCGTCGTCGATCAGCGGAAGAACCCTCTGGCCCGCGGGCTGGATGAGTTGCGGCGAGCCGCCGCCGGGTTGATGATCTCGAACCAGACCGATACGGCAGAGGGCCACTCGCTCGTTTCGGCCATGGTCCTGGGACAGCGGTATGAGGTGGAGGAGTCGCTGAATCGGGCGTTCCAAGCCGCCGGCGGCGCGCACCTGCTGGCGGTCAGCGGTTTTCATCTCGGCGTGCTGGCTTTCGCGGCATGGGCGGTGGCGATCGTCCTGAACCTCTCACGGCGAAGCGCCGCGTTGATCGTGCTGATCGTGGTGTGGGCGTTTGTGGGCGTCAATGAACTGCGGCCGCCGATCCTGAGGGCGGCGATCACCGCGACGTTCGCCGCCGTCGCCGTATTGGCCCGCCGGCCTGTGAGTTCGCTAAACTGGGTGGCGGCGGCGGCTTTGATCCTGCTGCTGATCAGCCCCGAGCAGCTTTTCGATGTGGGATTTCAGCTCTCGTTCGTCTCGCTGATCGGGCTGATGCTCCTTCAGAAGCCCATCTACCTGAAGCTGTTCGGCTCGACCGATCCCGTGTGGGACCGGCGCGACCCGCCCAGCCGGCTCAGCGGGGCGGCGAACTGCCTGCTCGATATGGGCAAACGAGCGGCGGCGGTGTCGCTGGCGGCCTGGATGGGGTCGCTGCCGATCGTGATGCACCACTTCGGGACGATCAGCCTGATCTCGCCGCTGACCTCGGTGTTGCTGGCCATACCCGCCACACTACTGATTGCCTGCGGTTTTGTGCAACTGGTGCTGACCGTCGTCTTCGGCCAGGCCCTGTTGCTGCCGTCGGTAACGGCGTGGTTGAGTTGGCTGATGGCCAAGGCCGTGTCGGCGCTGGCCGCTGTGCCCGGGGTTTCGCTGGACGTGGCGCCGCCGCCTGTGCTCTGGACCATCGGCTACTATGGCGTGCTGGCGTGGATCGTGACGGGCGACCGGCCCACCGTCGGCGAAATGCTGATGACCTCCGGTCTGCGCGACCGGCTTGAGGAACTACTCCGTCCGCGGCCGAAGATGAACGCCGTGCTCGCCCTGGTGGGAATCTACGCCACGTGGTGGCTCGTGTCGGCGGCGGCGGCCCCAAGCGGTCGCGGCGGGTTTGGGCTGGTCGTCGTGGCCAATCGGGGCGACGGGCAACTGGTGGCCATCGCAGCCGGACGGCAGACGCTGCTGGTTGACGCGGGCGTCGGGCGGCCCGGCGAGGCGGTGGAACTGGTCCGGGAACTGCGGGCCAGGCACCTGGCGTCACCGCCCGCGGTGTTTTTGACCTTTCCGGAACAGCGGTTCTTCAACGACCTGCCCGCCCTGCATGCGGAGTATCCCGATCTCCAGACGTTCGCGGGACCGGCGTTCGAGGCGGTGCGCGATCGGTACGAGCCGGTCGAAAGCCTGTTCCAGACGGGCGTTCTGTCCGGCGATCGGATGCTGGAGGCGGGATCGGCGGTGGAGTTCGAAGGCGTCAAGGTCACACCGCTGTGGCCTGATCGCGCGGTTGCCGAAGCCGCCTTGGCCCTGCCGCAGCGGCCGGTGACGATCCGCGGCGTGGAGTCGCTGCGGGCCCTCTGCGAACTGGGCGCGATGTACCTGGTCGAAAGCGAAGGCCAGCGGCTGATCGTCGCGTCGATGGTCAGCCCCATCGCCTGCGAACGCATCCGTCAGGACCGCCCGGAGCTTACCGTCGACGCCGTGGTCATCAGCGGCCGGAACGAGGTGGGAGCAGCCCTCGAAGTTTTTCTGCGAAGTCTCGCGGCCAGACGGCTGATCGTTTGCGGACCGGTCAAACCCTCTCTGGAGGGCTGGTATCAGCGGATTTCGGAGGAATCCGGCCTGACGGTGACCATGGCGAGCCGCGGCTGGCAGACCATTGACACGAACCGGGATTAG
- a CDS encoding efflux RND transporter permease subunit, which yields MLSKYFLDRPVFAWVIAIIIMLAGGLAIYNLPISQYPPIAPPSIYIQAFYPGASSETVENSVTQIIEQKMTGLDKMLYLSATSDSSGSSRVELTFAPGTDPDLAWAKVQNKLQLALASLPEVVQRQGVTVGKATRNYLIVVGLISEDGSMDGNDLRDFAQSNLEKVLARVPGVGEVESFGTQYAMRIWLNPDQLVDYHLTVEDVILALRSYNVEVSAGQFGGAPAVEGQRLNASIVVQSMLKTPDEFAAIPLRINSDGSVVRIRDVGRAELGAESYDIEAFHNGRPSAGMAIRQAAGANALDTADAVKAKMEEMGRYFPPGMKVVYPYDTTPFVKVAIHEVVKTLFEAIVLVFLIMWLFMGNFRATLIPTIAVPVVLLGTFGVLGLFGYSINMLTMFAMVLSIGLLVDDAIVVVENVERIMSEEGLSPRQATAKSMEQITSALIGIGLVLSAVFGPMAFFGGSTGVIYRQFSVTIIASMLLSVVVALILTPVLCASLLKPVRAGHEPAENAIFFLRPFFSWFDRVFFRTRDAYVRVVERSFGRKFRYLFIYVVIVVVVTVLFRRMPTAYVPDEDQGIMFSQIMLPTGASLEQTQKIVDEVRRYFEENEAETVESCMTVCGIGFSGRAQNNGLVFIKLKDWELRESPERKVKAIAGRAMAHFSRLRNAMVFVFPPPSVTELGNATGFDFQLLDRGGVGHDALMQARNQLLGMASKDSRLAKVRPNGLEDVPEYRVDVDWEKAGALGVPITSIHHTVSQAFGSAYVNDFIQGGRVKRVFLQADAPYRMLPQDLEKLYVRNREGKMVPFSAFATGRWASGTQRLERFNGFPSMNIWGEPAPGGSSGDAMQAMEEIVAKLPKGVGFEWTGLSYQERMSSSQASLLYAFSAVVIFLFLAALYESWSVPISIMLVLPLGILGAAAATWLRDLHNDVYFQIGFLTTLGLTTKNAILIAQFAKERMAQGEGLIEATVGAARVRLRPIVMTSLALFFGVMPLAIASGAGAGAMKAIGTAVTGGMFTATVIAIFYIPLFFVLVSKVFGVGRSTSTHASADKESNEAV from the coding sequence ATGCTATCGAAGTACTTTCTGGATCGACCGGTGTTCGCCTGGGTCATCGCCATCATCATCATGCTGGCGGGCGGCTTGGCCATCTACAACCTGCCCATTTCGCAGTATCCGCCGATCGCTCCGCCGTCGATCTACATCCAGGCCTTCTATCCCGGCGCCTCGTCCGAGACCGTCGAGAACAGCGTGACCCAGATCATCGAGCAGAAGATGACCGGTCTGGACAAGATGCTCTACCTTTCCGCCACCAGCGATTCGTCGGGCTCGTCGCGCGTCGAGCTGACCTTCGCCCCGGGCACCGATCCGGACCTGGCCTGGGCCAAGGTGCAGAACAAGCTCCAACTCGCCCTGGCGAGCCTGCCCGAGGTCGTCCAGCGGCAGGGGGTCACCGTCGGCAAGGCCACGCGAAACTACCTGATCGTCGTGGGTCTGATTTCGGAAGACGGCAGCATGGACGGCAACGACCTGCGGGACTTCGCCCAGTCCAATCTCGAAAAGGTGCTGGCGCGGGTGCCCGGCGTGGGCGAGGTGGAGAGCTTCGGGACTCAGTACGCCATGCGCATCTGGCTGAACCCCGATCAGCTGGTCGATTATCACCTGACGGTTGAGGACGTGATCCTTGCCCTGCGGTCGTACAACGTGGAAGTCTCCGCCGGCCAGTTCGGCGGCGCGCCGGCGGTTGAGGGCCAGCGGCTCAACGCCTCAATCGTCGTCCAGAGCATGCTCAAGACCCCCGACGAGTTCGCGGCGATTCCGCTTCGCATCAACTCCGACGGCTCGGTCGTGCGGATCCGCGACGTGGGACGTGCCGAACTGGGCGCCGAGTCGTACGACATCGAGGCGTTTCACAACGGCCGGCCCTCCGCCGGCATGGCCATCCGGCAGGCGGCGGGCGCCAACGCCCTGGACACCGCCGACGCGGTCAAGGCGAAGATGGAGGAGATGGGCCGCTATTTTCCGCCGGGCATGAAAGTCGTCTATCCGTACGACACCACGCCCTTCGTCAAGGTGGCGATCCACGAGGTGGTCAAGACTCTCTTCGAGGCGATCGTGCTGGTGTTCCTGATCATGTGGCTGTTCATGGGCAACTTCCGGGCCACGCTGATTCCGACCATCGCGGTGCCGGTGGTGCTGCTGGGCACGTTCGGGGTGCTCGGGCTTTTCGGCTATTCGATCAACATGCTGACCATGTTCGCCATGGTCCTGTCGATAGGCCTGCTGGTCGACGACGCCATCGTGGTGGTGGAGAACGTGGAGCGGATCATGAGCGAGGAGGGCCTCTCGCCCCGCCAGGCCACCGCCAAGTCGATGGAGCAGATCACCAGCGCCCTGATCGGCATCGGCCTGGTGCTTTCCGCCGTGTTCGGCCCGATGGCCTTTTTCGGCGGCTCGACCGGCGTCATCTACCGCCAGTTCTCCGTGACCATCATCGCCTCGATGCTCCTGTCGGTGGTGGTGGCGTTGATCCTGACGCCGGTTCTCTGTGCCTCGCTGCTCAAGCCGGTCAGGGCGGGACACGAACCGGCCGAGAACGCGATCTTCTTCCTTCGCCCCTTCTTTTCCTGGTTCGACCGCGTCTTCTTCCGGACGCGAGACGCCTACGTCCGGGTGGTCGAGCGGTCCTTCGGCAGGAAATTCCGCTACCTCTTCATCTACGTCGTGATCGTGGTTGTTGTGACGGTGCTCTTTCGCCGCATGCCCACTGCCTACGTGCCCGATGAGGATCAAGGCATCATGTTCTCCCAGATCATGCTGCCGACCGGCGCGAGCCTGGAACAGACCCAGAAGATCGTGGACGAGGTGCGGCGGTATTTCGAGGAGAACGAAGCGGAGACGGTCGAGTCGTGCATGACCGTCTGCGGGATCGGTTTTTCCGGACGGGCCCAGAACAACGGCTTGGTGTTCATCAAGCTCAAGGACTGGGAGCTTCGCGAAAGCCCGGAGCGAAAGGTCAAAGCCATTGCGGGACGGGCGATGGCGCATTTCTCGCGGCTCCGCAACGCCATGGTGTTCGTTTTTCCGCCGCCTTCGGTGACCGAACTTGGTAACGCCACCGGCTTCGACTTCCAGTTGCTGGATCGGGGCGGGGTCGGCCACGACGCGCTGATGCAGGCCCGCAACCAGCTTCTGGGCATGGCGTCCAAGGACTCGCGTCTGGCCAAGGTCCGGCCCAACGGCTTGGAGGACGTGCCCGAATACCGCGTCGACGTGGACTGGGAAAAAGCCGGCGCCCTCGGCGTGCCGATCACCTCCATTCACCACACCGTCTCGCAGGCGTTCGGCAGCGCCTACGTCAACGACTTCATCCAGGGCGGCCGCGTCAAGCGAGTCTTTCTTCAGGCGGACGCGCCGTACCGCATGCTGCCGCAGGACCTGGAGAAGCTCTACGTCCGCAACCGCGAAGGCAAGATGGTGCCCTTCTCCGCCTTCGCCACCGGCCGCTGGGCGTCCGGCACTCAGCGGCTCGAGCGGTTCAACGGTTTTCCGTCGATGAACATCTGGGGCGAGCCGGCGCCGGGCGGAAGCTCGGGCGACGCCATGCAGGCGATGGAGGAGATCGTCGCCAAACTGCCCAAAGGGGTCGGCTTCGAGTGGACCGGGCTTTCCTATCAGGAGCGGATGTCCAGCTCCCAGGCGTCCCTGCTGTACGCCTTCTCAGCCGTCGTGATCTTCCTCTTTCTCGCCGCCCTCTATGAGAGCTGGTCGGTTCCGATCTCGATCATGCTGGTATTGCCGCTGGGCATTCTCGGCGCCGCCGCCGCCACCTGGCTGCGCGATCTCCACAACGATGTGTACTTCCAGATCGGGTTTCTCACCACGCTTGGGTTGACGACCAAGAACGCCATCCTCATCGCCCAGTTCGCCAAGGAGCGCATGGCGCAGGGCGAAGGGCTGATCGAGGCCACCGTCGGCGCGGCGCGGGTGCGGCTGCGGCCGATCGTCATGACCTCGTTGGCCCTGTTCTTCGGCGTGATGCCGCTGGCCATCGCCTCCGGCGCCGGCGCCGGCGCGATGAAGGCCATCGGCACCGCGGTCACCGGCGGCATGTTCACCGCGACGGTCATCGCCATCTTCTACATCCCGCTCTTTTTCGTCCTCGTCTCAAAGGTGTTTGGAGTGGGTCGCTCCACTTCAACGCACGCCTCAGCCGACAAAGAGAGCAATGAGGCGGTCTGA
- a CDS encoding nucleotidyltransferase — MLTRQQIRDHREELLRIARSHGATRVRVFGSAARAGGSEPRDLDLLVQMSPDSSLLVIVAIKQDAEELLGCGVDVVTEGGLSPYLRDDVLAEAREL; from the coding sequence ATGTTGACCAGGCAACAGATCAGGGACCACCGCGAGGAGCTATTGCGAATTGCCCGATCCCACGGCGCGACGCGCGTTCGCGTTTTCGGATCGGCGGCCAGGGCGGGCGGCTCGGAGCCGCGTGATCTCGATCTCCTGGTTCAGATGTCGCCGGACAGCAGCCTGCTGGTCATCGTGGCGATCAAACAGGATGCGGAGGAGTTGCTCGGCTGTGGCGTCGACGTGGTAACCGAAGGGGGATTGAGTCCATACCTTCGCGACGATGTCCTGGCGGAGGCTCGGGAGTTGTGA
- the fliM gene encoding flagellar motor switch protein FliM, which produces MADVLDQSEVDALLAAVGGSTNQVEEILGSDGSKVHREVTSYDFKRPERVSKDQIRALEGMHEGFARNFGAAMSGFLRTILEVRIVDTEQLTYSEFTHSLPNPTCFNLISLKALEASICLEISPLIIYPIIDRLLGGTHVDAFIPQRALTSIEQRLVGRIIDRAIKMLGDTWSSLGIDEFELTETESNPHLVQVVAPNEVVIVITFELKLGGKTGTMSLCIPFATIEPILDKLASQNWLSYRRKDNMTNVRETVAGSLKHASVNLRAFLARTRISMRELMELEVGDVIQTEKPANSEVIIQIEGKNKFAGRLGQFRDNRAIRVTRLAAPDERL; this is translated from the coding sequence ATGGCGGACGTACTCGATCAATCGGAAGTTGATGCCCTGCTGGCGGCGGTGGGCGGGTCCACCAACCAGGTCGAGGAGATCCTCGGCAGCGACGGCAGCAAGGTGCATCGCGAGGTCACCTCGTACGATTTCAAGCGTCCGGAGCGGGTCAGCAAGGACCAGATTCGGGCTTTGGAGGGCATGCACGAGGGATTTGCCCGGAACTTCGGGGCGGCGATGTCCGGTTTTCTGCGGACGATCCTGGAGGTTCGGATCGTCGATACCGAGCAGCTTACCTACAGCGAGTTCACCCACTCGCTGCCGAATCCGACGTGCTTCAACCTGATCTCGCTGAAGGCGCTGGAGGCCTCGATCTGCCTGGAGATCAGCCCGCTGATCATCTACCCGATCATCGACCGGCTGCTGGGCGGGACGCACGTGGACGCCTTCATTCCGCAGCGGGCGCTGACGTCGATCGAGCAGCGGCTGGTCGGCCGGATCATCGACCGTGCGATCAAGATGCTGGGCGACACGTGGTCGAGCCTGGGAATCGACGAATTCGAACTGACCGAGACGGAATCGAATCCGCACCTGGTCCAGGTGGTCGCTCCGAACGAGGTCGTGATCGTCATCACGTTCGAGCTGAAGCTCGGCGGCAAGACGGGCACCATGAGCCTCTGCATTCCCTTCGCCACGATCGAGCCGATCCTGGACAAGCTGGCCTCGCAGAACTGGCTCTCGTACCGCCGCAAAGACAATATGACGAACGTGCGGGAAACTGTCGCGGGCAGCCTCAAGCACGCCAGCGTCAACCTTCGCGCGTTCCTGGCCCGGACCAGGATTTCGATGCGGGAACTGATGGAACTGGAGGTCGGCGACGTGATCCAGACGGAAAAGCCGGCCAACTCGGAGGTCATCATCCAGATCGAGGGCAAGAACAAGTTTGCCGGCCGCCTCGGCCAGTTCCGCGACAATCGCGCCATCCGCGTCACCCGCCTGGCGGCCCCGGACGAGCGGCTGTAA